The Candidatus Omnitrophota bacterium region ATGAAGCCCAGCACCCTGCTTATTGCCGTAGCTATCCCTATCACACCTGTCGATCTCACAAGACCACGTTTGCTCATATATCAAAACCCTTGACAAAAATATCTATATTTGTTATAGTCATCTTCCGTATTTAGAAGATCGATGACGCTTATACATCCGAACAACGGAGGATAAATTGCCCAGAGAGAAGACCGCTTATAAAGAACTGCGAAAAGCCAGGGGGAAGCACTTTAAGAACGTCTCGACGATATCCGAGCTTCACACCCTTACCAAAAAATTCGAAAAACTCATCTCAGGAAAGAAGACGGATGAGGCGAAGGCAGCTATCAAGATGCTTGTATCGAAGATCAGCAGGGCCGCTTCCAAAGGCGTGATCCATAAGAACGCCGCATCCAGGAAGGTTTCCCGCCTTTCAAAGAGATTATCTTCGCTCGCCAAGGCATAACCGCATAATACCGAATTCAAGGATGAGCGCGGGGTCGAATTTCGTCCTCTTTACGTCCAGGTCCGCTTCCAGAAGTATCCCCATCTTTGACTCTATCGTCTTTATATCGAAGGCCTTTACCTGTTTAAGGAACTGTGCCGCATTTTTCCGGTTCACACCGGCCTCGTAGGCGAGAGAGGACCCGTCCAGCCCCCCGGCCTGAAGTAATTTCCCTTTCAAAAGACGCTTGAAATGCCAGGCGAGTATCCCTATTATCTCCTGCACCTTCTTCCCGCCGTTCATAAGGTCATACGATATCTCCAGGGCCCTGTCGGTATCGCTATCCCCTATGGCCTCGGCTATCTCGAACGCGGATGAGGCCATGCTCCTGCCTACCAGCTCTTCCACGTCCCCGGCGGTTATCTCGCTCCTCCGGCCGGTGTACAGGGACAACTTTTCCATCTCGCTGTCCAGCGACAGGAGGTCATTCCCCTTAAGCTCCTTCAGGATCTCGATCGCCTCCCTGTGCATCTCCTTGCCCAGGGAGGATGCGCGGCGTTTAAGCCATGAGAAAAGCTCTTCGTCCGTCAATTCATCGAACCTCATGACGGTGCCGAGGCCTTTCGCGGAAGGGAAGTCCTTCAGTATGGAGCCGCTGGCCGAATCGACCGCAAAGTACGCGGATCTCGACGGTTTCTTGAAATATTCTATCAGGCGGGACCTGTCCTCTTTCGGAAGATCGTCAAAACCCTTTATGACCAGGAGGCGTTTCGATGAAAAGAAAGGAAGGGTAGCTGCATATTCGATGATCGCTGCGGCGCCTGTCTCGCCGCCGTAAAATATCTTATAGTCCAGCGCTTCCGAAGGACCGGAGAAGAGCGAATCCTTCAACTTCTTCAGCGCGCGCTCTTTGAGATACTCCTCTTTCCCGATGAATAAAAAGACCGAAGAATTTGAGCTCACCATCCCTCAACGGTTCTCTCCACAATACGCCGCGCCAGATCTTTTGTCGCTTCGTTTATCGACGAATCCTCGCTCCTGGCGAGCGATCCGGACGTCCTGTACGTCGTCTCTCCGGAGAAGGCCTTCTCCTCCCACACGGTCTTCCCGTCCTTCGAGTCCGTAAGCTTCATGTTAACGGTCAGGACGATGCGGTACTCTTCAACGTTGTCATTGGCGTCATACCGCAGGGCCTCCCTCCTGAAGTCGAGGAGCTCTCCCTTCAGGATGATATCGGCGCCTTCGTCGTTCCTTATCTTAAGGTTCCCGTCCAGGAGGAACCTGTCTATCACGGCCTTGGTTATGTCCCGCTCCATCCCCGGCTTGTATCCGCGATACATCCTCACATCGCTCTGCTCATCCGTTATGCGTATGCTGTTCTTGAAATTCTCCACGTAGATAGTTTTAAACTCCGACGGGAGGAGCGACCTCGTGGTATAACCGCACCCGGATACAAACAACGCAAGGATGAAAGCTACGGTTAAAAAAGATCCCTTCAAAAGATCCATCATTTCTTCTCCGCTTTAAATTTAAGCAATGCCACCTTTGCCCTGGCCTCTTTGACGAAAGAGCTCTCCGGAAATTCATTTATGATCTCTTCGTAATATATGATAGCGCTCTTATACTTGTGCCGGGACTCGTAAAACTTTGCCGTCCGATATGACTTTTCGGCGGCCTTGTCCTTCAGGCGCTGGATCGTCTTTGATGCCTCTTTGGAAAGTTCGTCATCCTTGTTCGCCTCCGCGAACTCCTCGAACGCCTTTATGGCCTTATCGGTGGGCTCCGAGGCATATTCCGGGTTGAGGGAGGCCCTGTAGGCGCAATAGGCGGTCTCGTACTTTGCCCTGTCTGCAAATTTGGAGTTCTGGTACTCATCCACCACGCGCTGGAACGCATCTATCGCCTCGTCATAGCGGTCCGACTTCTTCAGCGCCTCTCCCATCCTGAACTGGGCCTCATCCGCAAGCTTCCCGTACGGGGCGTTATCCACCACCTTCCTGTAAATCTCAACGGCCCTGTCCAGCGAAGTCATGATATCGGTCCCCAGGAGTTTGGGGCTTGCCTTGGCCATATATATATTGGCTATATTGAACTCGCGGGCGATGATCTCATCCATGTTCTCGATGTGCGGGAAATTGTCTATCGCCTTCTGGTAATTCTGGAATGCTATATAGAACTTTCCCATGTTTTCGTAGCAAAGGCCGACGTAATACTGCGCCTTGGACGCGAATTCGGAATATTCATAATTTTTAGCGAGTTTGTCGAACTCCGTGGCCGCGCGCTCGTAGTCCTTGGCGTCATAGAAACTCATGGCCCACTCGAACTGCTCCTTTGGGCTGTCCTTTACTGCGTATTTAGGGTTTACGAATTTTTTGGTCTCGGGTGTCCATAGCCAATAGGCCTGCGAGACCCGGGCGCTGACGGCGCAGAGGAGGAAAGATGCTATCAATATAGATAATAATTTTCTCATATATCTATTAATGGATTTTCAGGATATCACAGGAGACCGGTTTTGTCAAGAAAACTGGGATTTGCATGTGAGAGGCGATGCCGACGCGGAGATTCAGGAGTTCTTGATGACGGCGCGGTTCACGAAATTCATTACGAGGTCTTTATCTTCCTTGGACATTTCCAGGAACTGGTTCCCCAGCTCGTACTCTGACGTCGTGGGAAGCTTCCTTATCCAGGCGACTTTAGATATCGCCTTTATGGGTTTGGTCGATGTAGGAAGCGTTATCTCTACGACTAAACGGCAGGCTAATGATATGAATTCGCTGGAATTAAAACGTACTCCTCCCTCGCTGATATCTTTTGTGAGGGAACCGAGGGAAGTCACTCCGATCTTCCGCAGATTTCTATATTGAAGCGGCAGATGAAACGTTACCCGTTTATTTTTTCTTCTCTCGTCTATGTTTTGATTTATCTTATCCACCTAAAAACTCCTCTGGCCCTTCCCCCCTCGCTTAATTATAATTTTACTGCACCAAATATATCACATAGTTATATGTTTGTCAAGGTAAAGTATAAAAAAGTTAGTTTTCTTCTCCGAAATGGCCTATTTTAAAGCCACCCTCGTTAATGATAGCCCGTATCGCTCCGCCCTGTTTTGTGATGTAACACCTTGATCCTAAATGTGTTAAAATATCTACGGTGCTATTCAGGCGCTCTTTGAATTTGACGCTGTTGCCGACACTGATGATCGCTACACCGGGAGAAACCGCTTTAAAAAAGATCCTGAAAATATTTTCGCTTCCCGGAAAACCTGCGTGGTGCGGGACCTTCAGAATATCGGAGCGGAGAAGATCGCCGTATGACACGAGATCCGATATCCCCTTCTCCGTGACATCGCCGCATAGGAGCACGCTCGAAGCGCCGTACACTATCTTCAGGACTATGGAATTATCGTTTGAGTCAAATACGGCTTTCTCTTTTTTCGGGTTGAGGACGAATATCCTGACGGGACCCGGGAGATCTATCTCGTCGCCGCTGCCGACGATAACGCGCGGTATGCGCTTCGCCTTTACGATCTCCGCGTACCGGAGATAGAGCCATTTGTCGCGCTCAGGCACGGCACCGTTGTCTATCACACAGCCGACTTTGAAATTTTGCATAAGATATATGATGCCTCCGAGATGGTCTTCGTGAAGATGGCTTACCACTATAGCGTCTATCCGGCGTATCTTCTTATTCCACAGGTACGGCGCTATCACCCGTTTCCCTATATCGAACTTCTCTTCCCCTCCCGATCCTCCGTCGACTAGGAACACCCCTCCGCGGGGCAGTTCTATCAATGTCGAGTCCCCCTGCCCTGCGTCGAAGAATGTCATCTCGAGGATCTCTTTTTGGCGCGGCAACAGATCTTTCCATACCATGACATTCAATATGACCAGGATAACGGCAAGGATATCTCTTCTGCGCACCGGTCTTCTGCCTGCGTTAATGACGGCCGGGGATAAAAATAGAACGATAAAGAACGCGTAATATACGATACAGAAATATGGCGTCGGGGCGGGGGTCCTGAAATACGCGAACGGCGCTTTGGCGAATACCCCATTTATAAAAAAGAGCGCCTTTTCCGTGATGCTCATGGCTGCCGAAAGATAAGCGGCCGGAAGGCCCGGGATGAGCCCAAACCCCAGAAAAACCATCGAGAGGGCAAATATGACAAAGACGAGCGGCACGATGACTATATTGGCGACCACGGCTATCGGAGATGTTATGTTGAAATAGAAAGAGACGACCGGCGCTATCGCTATCCATGCCGCTATCGAGATGACTACGGACCTTATTATGAACACCCTCGCCGAGTAAAACCGGGAGGCCCGGCGGGCCGGCCTGCCGGGCCGCATCAATACCCCTTCTATCTTCGGCGTTAACAATATTATCCCGGCCAGCGAAATAAAGGAGAGCTGAAAACTCGGGTCGAACAGCTCGTTCGGGTTAAATATCAATATCAGGACTGCCGCTATCGCGAGGGAGTTCAATATATCGGATTCCCGCTCGAATAAGTATCCCGCCGCAAATATGGAAAATGTGATCGCGGCCCTGGCCACCGGAGGCGCGCCGCCTGCGACAAACGAATAGAAGATGACGGCCCCCGTCGCCAGCGCAAGGTTAAGCCGTTTCGGTACTTTAAATATACTGAAGATGAATAAGAATATGCCCGCTACGAATCCCACGTTCTGTCCGCTCACCGCCAGGATGTGGACCGTACCCGTCTTTACGAAATCTTCCTCCGTCCTTTCGTCAAGGCCGCTCCTGTCTCCGACGATGAGCGCCTTGAGAAAACCGCTTTCCCGTCTTTCCAGCCGGGCATCAAGATATCCCTCTATCCACCTCCTTACCCTGTAAGCCAGACGCCTTACCGGGTCCATGGTATCTTCGCCGAGACGATGGGCAGCAGAAGATCTTTTGACTTTGAGGACCGAATATATCCTCTTATTCTTCAGATACTCCGAATAATCAAAAAGGCCGGGGTTCCTCAGGCCGGCAGGCGGAGATAAGATGCCTTCAAGGACCACCTCATCGCCGTAGCCGAAGCCCTTTTCATCTTTGTACATATCGACCTTCACCAGCCCGCTCGCCCTCTGAAAGCCGGATGCGCCTTTCAGGCCGTTCACCTCAAGCACAAATGAGGTCCTCCTGGTACTATAGAACGTGGTGCTGATCACAGGGTCATCGATGATAGTACCCCTGACCATGACGGTCCTCTCTTCCCGGGAATTGAAACGGGAGATATGGTCCACCGGGATGGCGTTGAACTTACCGTAGGAGATCACCCCTATTAACGCGACCGAGATGCAGAGAAACGCGCGAGAGATGATCTTCTGTTTAGAGAAGAGAAGGACAGGGATGAGGCAGAGAAGGCCGGCGGCTGAGGCCCAGGAGAACGGTATGGCCCACATACGGGCAAACGATATGCCGAGGATCAGCGATATCGCGATCGGCACGAACGGTCGTTTCACGGATATACCTTTCGGTGCGGCAGGGGGAGGCGGCTTCACTCGACGTATATTTCGTCGCTCATCTCTTCAAAAAGTCTTTCACCTATCCCCCTGACGTTCTTTATCTCCTCGGTCGACATGAAACGTCCCTCCGAAGACCTGTATTCTATTATGCGCTCCGCCAGCGTCTTGCCTACCCCGCTGAGGCGCATAAGGTCTTCCGGGCCGGCCTTATTTATGTCGATCCGCACGGCGGGATAAGGCACAGGCCCGTCCATCCGGCCCGGGGCCCGGGCGAGATCGGGTTCAAACCCTTTTATTGTTATATCTATAACGGGACCGGACCGCCGGGATCCGGCAAGCATGAAACCCAGGATGAGCAGGAACGAGAGGATGGTGACAATAAAAAGTTCGCGCTTTACGAGGTCGAACATATGGCAGGGGTCAGATAACTATATTGACCAATTTCTTCGGGATTACTATAAGATCTTTTATCTCTTTACCCTCTATCCACGAAAGGACCTTAGGGTCTTTCAACACCATCTCGCGGAGTTCTTCTTTTTGCATGTCCGGCGGGACGTCTATCTTGGATCTCAATTTGCCGTTCACCTGGATAACGACCGTCACCACTTTCGCCTCCATTGCGGAGGCGTCATAAGAGGGCCACTGCGCCCTGAATATACTCTCCTTTTTGCCGAGCGATCGCCATAATTCTTCGGCTATGTGCGGCACAAAAGGCGACAGAAGGATGACGACGGCCTCAACGGCTTCCCTGACTGCCCCTTCTCCGACGGCAGGACTTTTCTCCCCGGCACCCAGAGTATCGTATATTTCATTGACGAGCTCCATGACCGCGCTTATCGCGGTATTGAAGTGAAATCCCCCGTCCAGGTCTTCCGTCACTTTCTTTATCGTCTGATGCGTCTTCCTGCGCAGTTTCTCTTCCGGGCCGGGATTTTTGTTTTTCCTCCCGGCTCCAAACTCCAGGATCCCAACTCTCCCGACAAGCCGCCACACCCTGCCGAGGAACCTGTACGCGCCCTCAACGCCCCTGTCCGACCATTCCGCGTCCTTCTCCGGGGGCCCTATGAAGAGCGTGTAGAGACGGACCGTATCGGCGCCGTATTCCCCGATAAGGCCGTCGGGACTGACTACGTTGCCCTTCGACTTCGACATCTTTGCCCCGTCTTTTATGATCATGCCCTGGGTGAAGAGGTTCCTGAAGGGCTCATCGAAGTGCGCCGCCTTTATATCGTAAAAGAACTTCATTATGAAGCGCGAGTACAACAGATGCAGTATGGCATGTTCTATGCCGCCTATGTACTGGTCGACCGGGAGCCATTTATCGACCATAGCGGTGTCGAACGGCCTGTCGGAGGACCTCGGCGTTATATACCTGAGGTAGTACCAGCTCGAATCGACAAAGGTGTCCATCGTGTCGGTCTCCCTCGCAGCCGGCCCGCCGCACTCAGGGCATTTCGTATTTACAAAGCTTTTGGAAAATTTAAGAGGCGACTCTCCCGTCGGCCTGAACTCTACGTCTTCCGGCAGGAGGACCGGCAGGTCTTTCTCCGGGACGGGGACGGTCCCGCACTTTTCGCAATAGACGATCGGTATGGGGGCCCCCCAGTAACGCTGCCTCGATATGAGCCAATCGCGCAATTTATACTGTACCGCCCTCTTGCCGAACCCTTTCTTCTCAAAGTGGTCGGCTATCTTCCGTACGGCAGCCGTCGAGGGCAGGCCGTTGAACTCTCCGGAATTCGCCATGACCCCCTCGGCAACATATGCCTCTTTCATAACGGCCGGATCGAGGGGAGATCCCGGGTCATCGATGACGACGCGCACCGGAAGACCGTATTTTTTCGCGAATTCAAAATCCCTCTGGTCATGTGCCGGGACCGCCATGATGGCGCCCGTACCGTATTCCATCAGGATGTAATTTGCCACCCAGAGGGGCACCTTTTCACCGGTGACAGGGTTGATGACGTGCCGCCCGGTGAAGACGCCCTCCTTTTCGATATTTGCCTGGGCCCGGTCTATCTTGCTCTCGTTACGCATCTTCCGTATACTCTTGAGGATCCCCTCTTCGCCCTTTACCCCCTTTATAAGTTTCTCGACAAGGGGATGTTCCGGCGCCAGGGCCATGAATGTGGCCCCGTATATGGTGTCGACGCGCGTTGTAAAGCACTTCAGTATATCGCCCGAACCGTCGATCCTGAAATCTATCTCCACGCCTTCGCTCTTCCCGATCCAGTTGGCCTGCATCGTCTTTACGCGGTCCGGCCATTCGGTAAGTTTGCCAAGGTCCTTCAGGAGGCGTTCGGCATAGCGCGTAATGCGGAAGAACCACTGCTCCAGCTCTTTCTGGGCCACTTCCGTATCGCACCGTTCGCAGCCTCCGTTCACGACCTGCTCATTGGCAAGCACCGTCTTGCATGAAGGACACCAGTTGACGAACGCCTTCTTCTTGTACGCGAGCCCGTTCTCATATAATTTCACGAATATCCACTGCGTCCACCTGTAATATTCCGGCAGGCATGAGATGACCTCCCTGTCCCAGTCGTATTCGACGCCCCACTGGTTAAGCTGTCTTTTCATCGTCTTTATATTGTTCAGTGTCGACACCTTCGGATGCATGCCGCCTTTTATCGCCGCGTTCTCGGCGGGTAGCCCGAATGCGTCAAACCCCATAGGCGTGAGGACATTGAACCCGCGCATCATCTTGTAGCGGGCGACGACGTCGCCGATTATGTAGTTCCTGCCGTGCCCGACGTGGAGGGCCGCGGACGGATAAGGGAACATCATCAGGCAATAGTACTTGTTCTTAAAGTTATCCGTATCTGCTTTGAAGAGCCCCTCATCGCGCCAGAACTTCTGCCACTTCGGCTCTATCTTATCGAATGGGTATGTTTTTTCTTCGTTCATATTATCCCCTATTACCTGCTACCCTTTTTTACCAGCTTTCTCGCAGCTGCCAGATTTCGCATGTCATCCTTCTCCGACTCCTTCGGCGTCTCCATGATGAAGGCCGCATCTTTCAACGACGGATGATTTATGATCCGTCCAAGCGCCTCAAGCCCTATCTTCCCCTTGCCGATATCTTCGTGGCGATCGACGTGCGAGCCGAGCGGCGCCTTCGAATCGTTAAAGTGCACCACCTTTATAAGCTTGAGCCCTATCAGCCGGTCAAACTCATCAAGCGTCTCCTTCAGCCCGCGGGAGGTCTTTATGTCATAACCTGCCGCGAAGATGTGCGCCGTATCGAGACATACGCCTATATGCGTCAGGCGGTCGATGCCGTCCATTATACGGCGTATATGCTCCAACCGGTGCCCTATACACGAACCGGAACCTGCGGTCACCTCGAGCAATATGGTCGTCTTCGGGTCCGCTTCTTTGATTATATCGTTTACCGCTGAGGCAAACCTCTTTATGCCGCCGGCCTCGCCGCTGCCGACATGGCTTCCCAGATGGGTAACGAAATACTCCGCCCCCAGCGCGTCCGCCCTCTTTATGTCGTCTATATACGCCTTTATCGACCTGCCGTAAAGGCCTCCGTCGGGAGACGCCAGGTTTATTATATACGGGATGTGGACGACTACCGGCCGGATGTCATATTCCTCTTTAAGCTGCCTGAATTTGACCACGTCGCCCTGATCAAGCCTGGCGGCATCCCAGCCCCTGGGGTTACGGCTGAATATCTGCATGGTGTCACAGCCCAACAGGTGCGCCCGCTCGAGCGACTCGTATATCTTCCCGGCTATCGAAACATGTAGGCCTATGCGCATATGCTACTCTCCAGCGTGGTCCGCCTTCCTGTATCGGGTCAATCATAGAAGATAGCGTTCGGCGGACACATCCGCCGTACGCTATCTCCCTGAAACACACCACACAGGAAGGCGGATGGTGCTGGAGGAGAGAATTGAACTCTCAAGGTGTTACCACCATCGGTTTTTGAGACCGACGCGTATGCCAGTTCCGCCACTCCAGCGAAAAGTCGCAAAACATCCTCTTTTTTTAAAAGGAAGGGGAATATTAAGGGTTCTTATTAATAAATTTGTGGCCCGCCTTCCTGTATCGGGTTAATCATAGAAGATAGCGTTCGGCGGGCTCATCCGCCGAAGGATATCTACCCCGAAACACCCGATACACGAAGGCGGATGGTGGAGCCGACGAGAATCGAACTCGTGATTACACAATGCCATTGTGTCGTGATCCCGCTTCACTACGGCCCCTGAAATCGCATTAGATTATAACAACAGCCCCGGCAAAAGTCAACGCCGCCGATCTGCCGTGTTCCAGATGCCGGGATATTTCGTAAAGGACGCGACAAAGGCGCCGACCACCTTGGGGTCAAAATGGGTGGCTGAGCCGTCCCTTATCTCGGAAAAGGCGCTGTCCGGCGAATGTCTCTCATGATACGGCCTCTTTGTGGTGAGGGCGTCGAAGATATCGGCTACGGCTATGATCCTCCCCGCCAGGGATATCCCGTTACCTTTGAGCCCTGCCGGGTATCCCTTGCCGTCGAAACGCTCGTGGTGTTCCAGTATCCCCCTTATTATCTTGCCGGAATTATATATCCCCTCCACTATCTTGGCGCCGATCGCCGGGTGGCGGTGCATCTGGTCCTTTTCGTATCCGAGCAGCTTTGCCGGCTTGGAGAGGATGCTCTCTTTTATGCCTATCTTTCCCACGTCGTGCAGGAGGCTCGAGAGCCGCAGGTTCTCCAGCGCCTCTCCCTCTATACGCATCTCTTTGGCTATAGCGACGGCATACTCCATCACCCGTTCGGAGTGGCCGCTGGTGTATTTATCTTTGGCATCGATGGCCCTGGTCAGCGACGCGACCGTGCCTATAAAGGCCTCTTTCAGCTTTTCATAGAGACGCGCGTTTATGAGGGCGGCCGCAATATAACTGGAGAGGGCCAGGAGAAGCTTCTGGTCCTTCCCGGTGAAGAGATGGCCGGGCCTTTTTTTGTTGCTGACGATAAGCGCGCCGACTACCACGTCGTCCTTCTTCAGCGGGACCGCCAGGAAGGACTTAAGAGGGAGCCGCTCCCTGAAGAACGGCAGGTTCTTCTTCCTGAAGAGGGCGTTATTATGCACGTCGTTGACTATTATGGGGCTCGCCTTCTTAATGAGCTGGTTATTTATCACTTCCCAGCTCCCCAGTATCTTTATATTCGCCACCTCATCGCTGCTGAACCCTCTCGCCTTATGCAGCAGGAGATGGCCCGATTCGTCATCCACCAGGAATAATGACGCATGGTCCGACCTGAGGGCCTTCGCCGATTCTCTGAGGACGTGTTCGCTCACGGTCTCCAGGTCGAGCGATGAACTTATCGCCCTGCTCACCTCCAACAGTATATTAGCCGCTTCGTAGCTTTTACGCATATGTCTCCCGTGTGGTCATTCGGCCTCTCCTATCTTTATGACTATGAGCGTCATGTCGTCATGCTGCGTGGACCTGGGTTCGAATTTTCTCACATCCTTCTCGATGGCATTCAATACATCTTTCGGAGAAGAGAAACGTTTCGCCTCGATCACCGCCGCCAGCCGCTCGCTCCCGTACATATCGTGTTTGGCGTTCATGGCCTCGGTGATACCGTCGGTATACAATACCAGGAGATCTCCCTTCTTAAAACTTATCTCTCCGCCGGAGTATACGTTTTCCATAAGCCCGAGCGGCGCCCCTTCCGAGACATCGAGGAATTGCGTCTTTCCCGTTTCTCCCACATACGCTATCGGGAGATGGCCGCCGTTAGCGTACTTCAACTTCTTGCGGTCTATGTCGAATATGAGGTAGCACATGGTGACGAAGAGATTGGACGCCGACTCCTTCACCAATACCGAATTCAGGCTGGTCAGCACATCTTTGGGCTCGCTCTTCGTGACGGCAAAAAATTTGAACTTTCCCGTGACCATGGCCATGAACAGGCTTGCCGGGATACCTTTGCCCGATACGTCCCCTACCATGACCCCTATCTCCCTCTTACCGAAATCTACAAAATCGTACAGGTCTCCCCCTACCTTGCGGGCCGTGAACATGGAGGAGGCGATCTCTATGCCGTCGGCGGCAGGCACGGACTTGGGGAGAAAGCTCTCCTGGATCTTCTTGGCGATATCGAGCTCGTTCTCCAGGAGAAGCCGCTTCTTCCATTCATTGATGTATTTATAGATAGTGAGGAAGAGGTAAAGGAGCGCCATCAAAAGTATGGGGTAGAATATGTCTATCCACAGGCCTGACAGGTCGAATACCAGCATCCCGGCGAAGATCAGGGTAAGTATCGTGGCGGCCAGGACGATAAGGCCCTTCACCGGTTTCGTCCTCAGGGTGACGGCGGTTATAAGGAGGCCGAGGAAGACCAGGACCGCGACATTGCCTTCCCTGGAAAGGCGCGTGATGAAACGCCTGCTGATAAGCGAATTGAATACCTCGGCGTGAATGCCCACCCCGGGGTAGAGCGTCTCGAACGGGTTGGGGTGCAGGTCCACCGTCCCCGCCGCAGTCAACCCGACAACGCAAAGTTTGTCCTTGAAGACGCCCAGGTCCAGTATGGGCTTCTGGCCCGTAATGCCTGCCAGATACGATTGCAGCACGTCGACATATGAATAGTGTTTGTATACCTTCCCCCATCTTCCGGAGAAGTTTATTATCATGTTCGAGCGGTCGTCGAGCGGTATCTTCATCTCCGGCCCGCAGAGTATATATTTACCGGGGAGTATCTTTATATCTTTTTGCTGTATGCCGAGGTAATCACATCCTGCCAGGAATGATATGTAGGGATAAAAACCGTTCTTGTACTTGACGTAGAGCGGTATCCTCCTGAACTTACCGTCTATGTCAGGCGCTATATTTATCTGCCCTTCGCCGCGCACATGCACCCTCAGGTTCTCCAACGTCTT contains the following coding sequences:
- a CDS encoding HD-GYP domain-containing protein, which gives rise to MRKSYEAANILLEVSRAISSSLDLETVSEHVLRESAKALRSDHASLFLVDDESGHLLLHKARGFSSDEVANIKILGSWEVINNQLIKKASPIIVNDVHNNALFRKKNLPFFRERLPLKSFLAVPLKKDDVVVGALIVSNKKRPGHLFTGKDQKLLLALSSYIAAALINARLYEKLKEAFIGTVASLTRAIDAKDKYTSGHSERVMEYAVAIAKEMRIEGEALENLRLSSLLHDVGKIGIKESILSKPAKLLGYEKDQMHRHPAIGAKIVEGIYNSGKIIRGILEHHERFDGKGYPAGLKGNGISLAGRIIAVADIFDALTTKRPYHERHSPDSAFSEIRDGSATHFDPKVVGAFVASFTKYPGIWNTADRRR
- a CDS encoding deoxyribonuclease IV, yielding MRIGLHVSIAGKIYESLERAHLLGCDTMQIFSRNPRGWDAARLDQGDVVKFRQLKEEYDIRPVVVHIPYIINLASPDGGLYGRSIKAYIDDIKRADALGAEYFVTHLGSHVGSGEAGGIKRFASAVNDIIKEADPKTTILLEVTAGSGSCIGHRLEHIRRIMDGIDRLTHIGVCLDTAHIFAAGYDIKTSRGLKETLDEFDRLIGLKLIKVVHFNDSKAPLGSHVDRHEDIGKGKIGLEALGRIINHPSLKDAAFIMETPKESEKDDMRNLAAARKLVKKGSR
- a CDS encoding CHASE2 domain-containing protein is translated as MASSRRSKLIFYLVILPLIAATVILISYLRLLDNYELETLDFRFLLRPGVSTTDKVVMVDIGEDTIAKIGRFPFDRSYHALLIKALSSAGAKSVIFDIFFSEPHENDKELADAMREAGNVYLPLVLDIDTKKAGDIFSASGYTAKTLENLRVHVRGEGQINIAPDIDGKFRRIPLYVKYKNGFYPYISFLAGCDYLGIQQKDIKILPGKYILCGPEMKIPLDDRSNMIINFSGRWGKVYKHYSYVDVLQSYLAGITGQKPILDLGVFKDKLCVVGLTAAGTVDLHPNPFETLYPGVGIHAEVFNSLISRRFITRLSREGNVAVLVFLGLLITAVTLRTKPVKGLIVLAATILTLIFAGMLVFDLSGLWIDIFYPILLMALLYLFLTIYKYINEWKKRLLLENELDIAKKIQESFLPKSVPAADGIEIASSMFTARKVGGDLYDFVDFGKREIGVMVGDVSGKGIPASLFMAMVTGKFKFFAVTKSEPKDVLTSLNSVLVKESASNLFVTMCYLIFDIDRKKLKYANGGHLPIAYVGETGKTQFLDVSEGAPLGLMENVYSGGEISFKKGDLLVLYTDGITEAMNAKHDMYGSERLAAVIEAKRFSSPKDVLNAIEKDVRKFEPRSTQHDDMTLIVIKIGEAE